From the Lysobacter sp. FW306-1B-D06B genome, one window contains:
- a CDS encoding response regulator, producing MLSVLSNLKKELSRRPDSEHGQAFVRLAVLSVVLVYMLVRGATGALPSKEYVNVLKMVETGFAVGAFLIAWILWRPGKSHLRRIIGMISDYGLMAAAMIHIGEPLAWVYVILMWVTVGNGLRFGNGYLYGAVAMSFASFGAVVTFNDYWLHNRVLAVGLLLGLVAIPLYLSGLLRALTTATDEARRANEAKSRFLANMSHEFRTPLNGLAGMSELLATTRLDSEQRECLSTIQASTRSLLSLVEDVLDISAIEAGKLKLDRVDFTPCELMDSISLILQPQARAKQLQYEVAIARDVPEFLRGDIGHVRQILINLAGNAVKFTDQGSVRVEVSVVDPGAERVRLRFTVTDTGIGVPAAMRQRLFKPFEQGDVSLARRYGGTGLGTTIAKGLAEGMGGSIGFEPVEPGSCFWVELPFERAEAAPLAEEDTVSFASAQSETAPNVIAFSDPFLRHRARVRSLSIIVADDHIANRMVLQRLLQKAGHRVVCVEGGEEVLNALATSDYDAVITDLHMPDVSGLDLLRQLRVMEAGSGRRTPVLILSADVTTESIQACEQAGARAFLSKPVSTTRLLDTLADIAANQRVAATIVAPPRAEATLAGDSHFDPSVLDELGALGMGAGFEREFIAQCLVDADKCLQQIEVCAQRADWERMRDQAHALKGVASNLGLIKLAAISGELMRLPDWQLARDWSANLARLRERLAQGRAALETRDRQRGARGEGERSP from the coding sequence ATGTTGAGCGTCTTGAGCAATCTGAAAAAGGAGCTTTCGCGACGCCCCGACAGTGAACACGGTCAAGCCTTCGTGCGCCTTGCCGTTCTGTCGGTGGTGCTGGTCTACATGCTCGTGCGCGGCGCCACCGGCGCGCTGCCGTCGAAGGAGTACGTCAACGTCCTGAAGATGGTGGAGACCGGCTTCGCGGTCGGTGCGTTCCTCATCGCATGGATCCTCTGGCGGCCGGGCAAATCGCACCTGCGCCGCATCATCGGCATGATCTCCGACTACGGCCTGATGGCCGCGGCGATGATCCACATCGGCGAGCCGCTGGCGTGGGTCTACGTGATTCTGATGTGGGTCACGGTCGGCAACGGCCTGCGCTTCGGCAACGGCTATCTGTATGGCGCCGTGGCGATGTCGTTCGCCAGCTTCGGCGCGGTGGTCACGTTCAACGACTACTGGCTGCACAACCGCGTGCTCGCGGTCGGCCTGCTGCTGGGACTGGTGGCGATCCCGCTGTACCTGTCGGGCCTGCTGCGCGCGCTGACGACGGCGACGGACGAAGCCCGCCGCGCGAACGAAGCGAAGAGCCGCTTCCTGGCCAACATGAGCCACGAGTTCCGCACACCGCTCAACGGCCTGGCGGGCATGTCCGAGCTGTTGGCGACGACCCGGCTCGACAGCGAGCAGCGCGAATGCCTCAGCACGATCCAGGCCTCCACGCGCAGCCTGCTTTCGTTGGTCGAAGACGTGCTCGACATCTCGGCGATCGAGGCCGGCAAGCTCAAGCTGGACCGCGTGGATTTCACCCCGTGCGAGCTGATGGACAGCATCAGCCTGATCCTGCAGCCGCAGGCGCGCGCCAAGCAGTTGCAGTACGAGGTCGCCATCGCCCGCGACGTGCCCGAGTTCCTGCGCGGCGACATCGGCCATGTCCGCCAGATCCTGATCAACCTCGCCGGCAACGCGGTGAAGTTCACCGACCAGGGCTCGGTGCGGGTCGAGGTGAGCGTGGTCGACCCGGGCGCCGAACGCGTGCGCCTGCGCTTCACCGTGACCGACACCGGCATCGGCGTGCCCGCGGCCATGCGTCAACGGCTGTTCAAGCCGTTCGAGCAGGGCGACGTCAGCCTGGCGCGCCGCTACGGCGGCACGGGCTTGGGCACGACCATCGCCAAGGGCCTGGCGGAAGGAATGGGCGGCAGCATCGGTTTCGAACCGGTGGAGCCCGGCAGCTGCTTCTGGGTGGAGTTGCCGTTCGAGCGCGCCGAGGCCGCGCCATTGGCGGAGGAGGACACGGTTTCGTTCGCCTCCGCGCAATCGGAGACGGCGCCCAACGTCATCGCGTTCTCCGACCCGTTCCTGCGCCACCGCGCGCGGGTGCGCAGTCTTTCGATCATCGTCGCCGACGACCACATCGCCAACCGCATGGTCTTGCAGCGTCTTCTGCAGAAGGCGGGGCACCGGGTGGTCTGTGTCGAGGGCGGCGAGGAAGTGCTCAATGCACTGGCGACATCGGACTACGACGCGGTCATCACCGATCTGCACATGCCCGACGTCAGCGGCCTGGACCTGCTGCGCCAGCTGCGCGTGATGGAGGCCGGCAGCGGTCGCCGCACACCGGTGCTGATCCTCAGCGCGGATGTCACCACCGAATCGATCCAGGCCTGCGAGCAGGCCGGCGCGCGCGCGTTCCTGTCCAAGCCGGTGTCGACCACGCGACTGCTCGACACGCTGGCGGACATCGCTGCCAATCAGCGCGTCGCGGCCACCATCGTCGCGCCGCCGCGCGCCGAGGCGACGCTCGCGGGCGACAGCCACTTCGATCCGTCCGTGCTCGACGAGCTGGGTGCGCTCGGCATGGGCGCGGGCTTCGAGCGCGAGTTCATCGCGCAATGCCTGGTCGATGCCGACAAGTGCCTGCAGCAGATCGAAGTCTGCGCGCAGCGTGCCGACTGGGAGCGCATGCGCGACCAGGCTCACGCGCTCAAGGGCGTGGCCAGCAACCTTGGCCTGATCAAGCTGGCGGCCATCAGCGGTGAGCTGATGCGGCTGCCCGACTGGCAGCTTGCGCGCGACTGGTCGGCGAACCTGGCCCGTCTGCGCGAGCGGCTTGCGCAGGGCAGGGCGGCGCTGGAAACGCGTGATAGACAGCGTGGCGCGCGCGGCGAAGGCGAGCGCTCTCCCTGA
- a CDS encoding two-component system response regulator: MNVVIVDDQTSARTMLRHIIEDISSELHVSDFGDPEAALGWCESNQPDLLLLDYRMPALDGLEFARRFRRLPLHRDIPIILVTVVGDEPIRQAALEAGVIDFLVKPVRPRELRARCRNLLQLRQQSENVKQRALSLEQRLLSSMHEVEERERETLSRLARAIEYRDAGTSAYLERMAHVAGLIAEQLGMFEDEVRVIEMAAPLHDIGKIAIPDAVLMKAGPLSEDETAVMRRHPRIGYELLSGSQNRFIQAGALIALRHHERYDGSGYPDGLRGEEIPLEARIVAVADVFDALISPRPYKKAWDVDAALGYLYAQRGRLFDPRCVDALIRSRERLEDICNRFSTVSARPGLE, from the coding sequence GTGAACGTCGTCATCGTCGATGACCAAACCTCCGCGCGCACGATGCTGCGCCACATCATCGAGGACATATCGTCCGAGCTGCATGTTTCCGACTTCGGCGATCCCGAGGCGGCGCTGGGCTGGTGCGAATCCAATCAGCCCGACCTGCTCCTGCTCGACTACCGCATGCCCGCGCTCGACGGACTCGAGTTCGCCCGCCGTTTCCGCCGCCTGCCGCTGCACCGCGACATCCCGATCATCCTGGTGACGGTGGTCGGCGACGAGCCGATCCGCCAGGCCGCGCTGGAAGCCGGCGTCATCGACTTCCTCGTCAAACCCGTCCGTCCGCGTGAACTGCGCGCCCGCTGCCGCAACCTGCTGCAGCTGCGCCAGCAGTCGGAGAACGTGAAGCAACGCGCGCTGTCGCTGGAGCAGCGCCTGCTGTCGAGCATGCATGAAGTGGAGGAGCGCGAGCGCGAAACGCTTTCGCGCCTCGCCCGCGCCATCGAGTACCGCGACGCCGGCACCAGTGCCTACCTGGAACGCATGGCGCACGTCGCCGGGCTGATCGCCGAGCAACTGGGCATGTTCGAGGACGAGGTGCGCGTCATCGAGATGGCCGCGCCGCTGCACGACATCGGCAAGATCGCCATTCCCGACGCGGTGCTGATGAAGGCCGGTCCGCTGTCGGAGGACGAGACCGCGGTGATGCGCCGTCATCCGCGCATCGGCTACGAACTGCTCAGCGGCAGCCAGAACCGTTTCATTCAGGCCGGCGCACTGATCGCGCTGCGCCACCACGAGCGTTACGACGGCAGCGGCTATCCCGATGGCCTGCGGGGCGAGGAAATCCCGTTGGAAGCAAGGATCGTCGCGGTTGCCGACGTATTCGATGCGCTGATCTCACCCCGTCCCTACAAGAAGGCATGGGACGTGGATGCAGCGCTGGGTTACCTGTATGCGCAGCGCGGTCGTCTGTTCGACCCGCGCTGCGTCGACGCGCTGATCCGCAGCCGCGAGCGGCTGGAGGACATCTGCAACCGGTTCTCGACGGTATCCGCGCGCCCCGGCCTGGAGTGA